One window from the genome of Pseudanabaena yagii GIHE-NHR1 encodes:
- a CDS encoding HNH endonuclease encodes MPIPDSTRQIIRERAGFLCEYCHSSERLSASRFTIDHVIPASLGGSDDVDNLALACRRCNERRYNFVAGFDVETQQIVPVFNPRKQDWAEHFIWTAGGTVIKGVTSIGRATCDRFDLNDMRYPEGDSIRSTRQFWIQTGLHPPSLDPIET; translated from the coding sequence ATACCAATCCCTGATTCAACTAGACAAATTATTCGGGAAAGAGCAGGTTTTCTCTGTGAATACTGTCACTCATCTGAAAGACTCAGCGCATCTCGATTTACGATTGATCATGTCATTCCTGCTTCGCTAGGTGGATCTGATGATGTTGATAATCTTGCGCTTGCTTGCCGTCGTTGCAATGAAAGGCGATATAACTTTGTGGCTGGGTTTGATGTAGAAACGCAACAAATTGTCCCTGTTTTCAATCCGCGAAAACAAGATTGGGCTGAACATTTTATTTGGACTGCTGGCGGAACTGTAATTAAAGGTGTGACATCAATCGGAAGGGCTACTTGCGATCGCTTTGATCTAAATGATATGCGTTACCCCGAAGGTGATTCGATCCGCAGTACAAGGCAATTTTGGATCCAAACAGGGCTACATCCGCCATCACTTGATCCAATTGAAACATAA
- a CDS encoding DUF561 domain-containing protein, with protein sequence MSRLPLTLATAFSRRSALKIISGLHNFDRDSVKMVVQAADRGGATFVDIAADAELIAITKANCSLPICVSAVEAHKLAEAVANGADLVEIGNYDSFYAQGRVFTADEIIALTAETRELLPHTAISVTVPHTLPLDEQVTLAEKLEAIGADIIQTEGGTSSAPTHAGVLGAIEKASPTLAAAHAISRAVSIPVMCASGLSNITAPMAIAAGASGVGVGSAVNQLNDVVSMIATVRALREAIDSNVANQAVV encoded by the coding sequence ATGTCCCGTTTACCCCTTACCTTAGCAACCGCTTTTAGCCGCCGCAGCGCTCTCAAGATTATTAGCGGTCTCCATAACTTTGATCGCGACTCTGTGAAAATGGTTGTGCAAGCAGCCGATCGCGGTGGCGCAACATTTGTTGATATTGCGGCTGATGCAGAACTAATTGCGATCACTAAGGCTAATTGCTCCTTGCCCATTTGTGTATCGGCTGTCGAAGCTCACAAGTTGGCTGAGGCTGTAGCTAATGGTGCTGATCTTGTTGAAATCGGTAACTACGATAGTTTCTATGCTCAAGGTCGTGTATTTACTGCCGACGAAATCATTGCTCTGACCGCAGAAACCAGAGAATTATTGCCCCACACTGCAATTTCCGTCACCGTTCCTCATACATTGCCCCTCGATGAGCAAGTCACCCTCGCTGAGAAACTCGAAGCAATCGGTGCAGACATCATCCAAACTGAAGGTGGTACAAGCTCTGCTCCAACCCATGCAGGTGTCCTTGGTGCGATCGAAAAGGCATCGCCTACCCTTGCTGCTGCCCATGCTATCAGCCGCGCAGTTTCTATCCCTGTAATGTGTGCTTCTGGTTTGAGCAATATCACTGCACCAATGGCGATCGCTGCTGGAGCGTCTGGTGTTGGTGTTGGTTCTGCCGTTAACCAATTGAATGATGTGGTTTCGATGATTGCGACTGTTCGTGCTCTTAGAGAAGCAATTGATAGCAATGTTGCAAACCAAGCAGTTGTGTAA